One window of Aspergillus oryzae RIB40 DNA, chromosome 3 genomic DNA carries:
- a CDS encoding uncharacterized protein (predicted protein) — protein MPIKLPKGFARRKSSGNALEEGENPPAQSFRVFERPSVDKKSYSEGNLLAKRLSDGQRFYPTAEDSDNIFAEVDSPGQRSPGGMHERPKSARFHSATDRSTDGLTSNTPTSHSRNLYDIPIPPLSGALRAAGRTFSFGGRFSKASAPTPPPQPSTPGPSRSRAMTASTTSTATPPKLLDTDLQLGQGEDEFHNMFDEVGKMGASRERSGELFPSSPELVARKQEKSPRPTPINTDRSKEIEPSPYSWDSRHSGEGLLMASDSPQDHTPALQQTLNSQPVSPEGRRKSLPLSGAVPRTTTHRSLEQPQAMSDKSLRRSVLYPSKRASTPVEDEDAKLIMESLYTNKRSSQILLTSEHENSDAEHDTPLFSNSHAITVEGSGRSDAKPMLTHKSLGVAEDHPDPSIAAHARLAAQYEERQPVPTASSNKVMTPSQFEHYRQQQELRRSNSDASKSEDSAESEFDEEDEAEKNREVERQRRKQEAHLSVYRQQMMKVTGQESPAPALRSEFDRANNSTPNLTVTPLNSGHRSGSGKSSEGDEDEEIPLGILAAHGFPNRNRPPSRLVPSNSIPNLRASFHQPYISSSSSVADHEPGNRSSLPVFARNLPRDPYFGASLVNPSNRESLAFGGGSSVYGGPAAAAGPSPALPPGGLVGVIATEERARAMRRGSPNTQAMYEYQGGPSTVPTPPSVIPRPYTMMSMNPPGPSGPQSGISATEQAQIQLSQQMSSMMQMQMQWMQQMIQMQSGQVPPQQLAPPGGFPPTASANANMRPSSMPSAGGVTNSPVAYRNDQRTLSMLDPNVSSRLNSPATPYNVAGNRPSTPAGQGYAPSIAPSERSNVGLAPRYRPVSMLQPESGPAAFPFMSKSWNDENQKSTLSVPPDRSLQTKPTIDQISSGDKSAIISTTVHGADPDDDDDEGWAEMMKKREKKRNNWKMKKETSSFGDLLNAVH, from the exons ATGCCAATCAAACTTCCTAAAGGCTTTGCCCGACGTAAATCGTCTGGAAAtgctttggaagagggagagaatccTCCTGCACAATCTTTCCGAGTGTTTGAACGCCCTTCTGTTGATAAGAAATCCTATAGTGAGGGTAATCTCTTAGCTAAACGACTAAGTGACGGACAACGGTTTTATCCAACAGCAGAAGATTCGGACAACATCTTTGCGGAGGTTGATAGCCCAGGCCAGAGAAGCCC TGGAGGCATGCATGAGCGTCCAAAGTCGGCAAGATTTCACTCGGCAACAGACCGTTCAACGGATGGCCTTACATCTAATACTCCGACATCGCACTCCCGAAACTTGTACGATATACCGATTCCACCCCTCTCTGGTGCATTGCGCGCAGCTGGTCGaacattttcttttggtggCAGGTTTTCCAAGGCTTCAGCACCgacccctcctcctcagccctCCACCCCAGGCCCCTCTAGAAGTCGGGCAATGACAGCCAGCACGACAAGCACAGCGACGCCTCCGAAACTGCTAGACACAGACTTGCAGCttggccaaggagaagatgagttCCACAACATGTTTGATGAAGTTGGAAAAATGGGGGCTTCACGAGAAAGGTCGGGAGAATTG TTTCCCTCATCTCCAGAACTGGTGGCTCGCAAGCAGGAAAAGTCACCGCGCCCTACTCCTATCAATACCGACCGATCGAAGGAAATTGAGCCCTCGCCATACTCCTGGGACAGCCGACACTCCGGGGAGGGGCTTTTGATGGCAAGCGATTCACCTCAGGACCACACTCCGGCATTGCAACAAACACTGAATTCTCAACCCGTGTCTCCAGAGGGCCGCCGGAAATCCTTGCCCTTGTCGGGTGCAGTGCCGAGGACTACTACCCATCGTTCACTAGAACAACCTCAGGCTATGTCCGATAAAAGCTTGAGAAGGAGTGTTCTTTACCCCAGCAAGCGAGCCTCGACGcctgttgaagatgaagatgccaAGTTAATCATGGAGTCTCTATATACTAATAAAAGAAGCTCACAGATCTTGTTAACTTCTGAACATGAGAATTCTGATGCGGAACATGACACTCCCCtcttcagcaacagccatgCAATTACGGTGGAGGGTTCAGGCCGTTCAGACGCTAAACCGATGCTCACACACAAATCTCTCGGTGTAGCCGAGGACCACCCCGACCCTTCTATAGCAGCACATGCAAGACTGGCTGCGCAGTACGAGGAGAGGCAACCAGTACCAACAGCATCGTCGAACAAAGTCATGACGCCTTCGCAATTCGAACATTACAGGCAGCAGCAGGAACTAAGAAGATCTAACAGTGATGCGTCCAAGAGTGAAGACTCTGCAGAGAGCGAGTttgacgaagaggacgaggcggagaagaaccGCGAAGTTGAGAGGCAGCGACGGAAGCAGGAGGCCCATCTCTCGGTGTACCGACagcagatgatgaaggtgaCCGGGCAAGAGTCTCCAGCGCCAGCTCTTCGCTCAGAGTTTGATCGGGCTAACAACAGTACGCCGAACCTAACAGTCACACCATTGAATTCAGGTCATAGATCAGGCAGTGGAAAGAGCAGTGAAggtgatgaagacgaggaaatcCCCCTGGGGATCCTGGCAGCACATGGGTTTCCCAATAGGAATCGGCCTCCTAGCCGCCTTGTTCCTTCGAACTCAATCCCCAATCTCCGAGCCTCATTTCACCAGCCTTATATATCATCCTCGAGTTCCGTTGCCGATCATGAACCCGGTAATCGTTCTAGTCTCCCTGTTTTTGCCAGAAACCTCCCACGGGACCCATATTTTGGGGCGAGTCTAGTCAACCCTTCTAATAGGGAATCATTAGCCTTTGGGGGTGGTTCTTCGGTTTACGGAGGCCCAGCAGCTGCCGCAGGACCCTCACCTGCATTACCTCCTGGAGGGTTGGTAGGAGTGATTGCCACTGAGGAAAGAGCAAGAGCAATGAGGAGAGGTAGCCCCAACACACAAGCTATGTATGAGTATCAAGGTGGGCCGTCGACAGTACCTACTCCACCTAGTGTCATTCCCAGGCCCTATACGATGATGAGCATGAATCCTCCGGGCCCATCTGGACCCCAATCAGGGATATCTGCTACGGAGCAGGCACAGATACAGTTGTCTCAGCAAATGTCAAGTATGATGCAAATGCAGATGCAGTGGATGCAGCAGATGATCCAAATGCAGAGTGGACAGGTTCCACCTCAGCAATTAGCGCCACCAGGAGGCTTCCCGCCCACAGCGTCCGCTAACGCGAATATGAGACCATCCTCAATGCCCTCAGCTGGAGGAGTGACCAATTCTCCTGTTGCTTACCGGAATGATCAAAGAACACTGAGTATGCTTGATCCGaatgtttcttctcgtctAAATAGCCCAGCCACGCCATACAATGTAGCAGGTAACCGACCGAGCACGCCAGCAGGGCAAGGCTATGCACCATCCATTGCTCCATCAGAGCGCAGCAATGTTGGACTGGCGCCTCGGTATAGGCCTGTGTCAATGTTACAGCCAGAATCCGGACCAGCTGCTTTTCCCTTCATGTCAAAATCATGGAATGATGAAAATCAGAAGTCGACTCTCTCTGTTCCTCCGGATAGATCACTTCAGACCAAACCTACCATCGATCAAATCTCAAGTGGCGATAAGTCGGCGATCATTAGCACAACGGTTCATGGTGCTGacccagatgatgatgatgatgaaggctgGGCCgaaatgatgaagaaacGTGAGAAAAAGCGCAACaactggaagatgaagaaagagacgtCTAGTTTTGGAGACCTGTTGAATGCGGTACATTGA
- the pan1 gene encoding actin cytoskeleton-regulatory complex protein PAN1 (synaptic vesicle protein EHS-1 and related EH domain proteins), with product MYSSSNSFMGGANSARPGQPPFMQQPSYGQQTTQQQQQHQTGLAPQPNGYGSQLSGFGGSHLQPQPTGFSPGQLQSQMTGFPQLQQQPGFQTSAQPPQLTGYSIQSQAPQLQVPSSTGLPVRLAPQTSSEIADSFRGSAGAAPPPPPKTAGSKIPNIRLSFITAQDQAKFEQLFKSAVGDSQTMSGEKAKDLLLRSRLPGSDLSKIWVLSDTTKSGQLFFPEFALAMYLCNIRITGRGLPDALPEKIKNEVSSMVDIISFQVPDTQPEMAFPTNAPKFDAPLLENKSAPPAPQQPQPQQPTHSQLLTQLTAQPTGFHTQPTGIQSTQASFPGQSSSLVPQATAFPGQSQQQFLQTQPTGLMSNPQPTGYSGLRPPVPPMPTSLGPNLSPAQTGGVSGLVAQPTGVPGQWGFVNAPSSGLPNIEALKQQLMPQPGREGGFSAAGLSGNAHIPWAITKEEKKIYDDLFRAWDGFHKGFIGGDTAIEIMGQSGLDQKDLERIWTLADPHNRGRLNMDEFAVAMHLIYRKLNGYPVPNRLPPELVPPSTRNLNDSIGTIKSMLSQDAESRKASGAFLQPQKTGVSYLKDHSFRGGSGVSPGFGRKDATLFKNNDEAASGYRSSARRRVGNNGRTPSPATSQTSEEELSVGQLRKKIRETQIMLDAVDFQDENRAEEEDALDRRDRREVESLLDRIRRVQDDIDTHPDAAFRNLDNGAERRSLRRQLQSYEDQVPQVASDVRRVEREIAEAKLELFRLKDAKAHPNSASNIVGTGPGGAVTEADRIKARARARMQARAAELAGRPTPSSQEDDGAAARRVEAESAKVKADREKNDAMTRDVEDSVKDFARSLEDTLKDASENSTREHERRRWEDALGVEDVIRDFIYDLKRNSRTAYVRKEEASRSMHEEHERSRYDEAPATRPSPPPSTGSTGSLPGSTHEDRVAAARERAQKRIAERMAAAGLKPHNNTAETLLQRQEREKKEREDRLKQAEEEDTRREQERQRRLAEEQGGSMAQPAKPASKKPPPAPPSRRGRTDSAGQAEAKRAAEESAIVEQAAREQTIREEEEAQQERKRLEDDARKREEEFQREKEAQEARLRALQEQVQQGKIKKQEAKRRKEEADRLAKEQEAKLTVQRAELEMAKERERQLQLELEALDEESSSDEEGPENITPQHSTPGQSQILPEVDIAAPVAPSALVPPVPGPEPDRPTSATSSPTSDRTGLAHLPLETESKNPYFKKISLPAESQVATPQPISKAPVTSPKADVQSTNPFHRLAQQQENAKPAFTAAGPIERVSRARPEVDDDWSAAGSDFDSSDDDERPGGGSAKQLASILFGTMAPPRPLSAMDDKSPSKPSTPAPDTPVAASTAPEADGTLSIPSASIPPPPPPVVAQVPSIALSSGPPDAPPPPPPPPVPHMAPSAPPPGIPPPPAPPAAPAGAPNRSALLASIQAGKGLRKVQTNDRSLSSVAGRVLD from the exons ATGTACTCTTCGTCGAATTCCTTTATGGGCGGCGCCAACAGCGCCCGCCCGGGACAACCACCTTTCATGCAGCAGCCTTCATACGGACAGCAAACgacccagcagcagcaacagcatcagACGGGTCTTGCCCCTCAACCTAACGGATATGGTTCCCAATTGTCTGGCTTCGGAGGCTCTCATCTGCAGCCTCAACCCACAGGGTTCTCTCCTGGGCAGTTACAATCACAGATGACAGGTTTTCCACaactgcagcagcaacctGGCTTCCAGACCTCAGCTCAGCCGCCCCAGCTCACGGGATACTCTATTCAGAGTCAAGCCCCGCAGCTCCAAGTCCCTTCGAGTACCGGCCTACCAGTCCGGCTGGCCCCTCAGACATCATCCGAGATAGCAGACTCCTTCAGGGGTAGCGCTGGTGCCGCTCCGCCCCCGCCCCCCAAAACCGCAGGAAGCAAAATTCCCAACATTCGGCTGTCATTCATCACCGCACAAGACCAGGCTAAATTCGAACAGCTGTTTAAGTCAGCGGTCGGAGATAGTCAGACGATGAGTGGAGAGAAGGCTAAAGACCTGCTTCTGCGGTCAAGGCTTCCAGGAAGCGATCTGTCGAAAATTTGGGTCTTGTCAGACACCACGAAGTCGGGCCAATTGTTTTTTCCAGAGTTCGCTTTGGCTATGTATCTGTGCAACATACGGATTACAGGCAGAGGCTTGCCAGATGCCCTTCCCGAGAAGATAAAGAATGAAGTTTCTAGTATGGtagatatcatttcctttcagGTTCCTGACACGCAGCCAGAGATGGCCTTTCCCACAAATGCTCCGAAATTCGATGCGCCGTTACTAGAGAACAAATctgctcctccagctcctcagcaaCCGCAACCTCAACAGCCGACACATTCTCAGCTTCTCACGCAGCTCACAGCGCAACCGACAGGGTTTCACACTCAGCCGACTGGCATTCAATCTACTcaagcttcttttcctggccAAAGCTCAAGTCTAGTCCCGCAAGCTACGGCATTCCCCGGGCAGTCCCAGCAACAATTTTTACAAACTCAACCAACAGGACTTATGTCTAATCCCCAGCCTACAGGCTATAGTGGACTCCGTCCTCCGGTGCCACCGATGCCCACGAGCCTCGGGCCCAACCTTAGTCCCGCACAGACTGGTGGGGTTTCTGGTTTAGTCGCCCAGCCTACTGGAGTCCCCGGCCAGTGGGGCTTTGTCAATGCTCCGTCTTCTGGATTGCCCAATATAGAAGCCCTCAAGCAGCAACTAATGCCCCAACCGGGCCGTGAGGGCGGGTTTTCAGCCGCTGGTCTTTCTGGAAATGCTCACATACCGTGGGCGATCAccaaagaggagaagaaaatctATGATGATCTTTTTCGGGCATGGGATGGATTTCATAAGGGCTTCATTGGTGGTGATACTGCTATCGAAATCATGGGGCAAAGTGGGCTGGATCAGAAAGATCTCGAGCGTATTTGGACACTGGCGGACCCCCACAACAGAGGCCGGCTCAACATGGATGAATTCGCTGTGGCGATGCATTTGATATACAGAAAGCTGAATGGGTATCCGGTCCCCAACCGTCTCCCACCGGAGCTAGTGCCCCcatcaacaagaaatctCAATGACTCGATAGGCACAATAAAGTCGATGCTCTCTCAAGATGCGGAAAGTCGAAAGGCGTCCGGTGCTTTTCTACAACCACAGAAAACCGGTGTAAGTTATCTCAAAGATCACTCATTCCGTGGGGGCAGTGGAGTGTCTCCCGGGTTTGGCCGCAAAGATGCCACTTTGTTCAAGAACAATGACGAAGCTGCCTCTGGGTATCGTTCTAGCGCCCGTCGCCGTGTTGGAAATAATGGTCGGACGCCGTCGCCTGCTACTTCGCAAACATCTGAAGAAGAGTTGTCCGTTGGGCaactgaggaagaagatacgCGAGACACAAATCATGTTGGATGCAGTCGACTTCCAGGACGAGAATCgcgccgaggaagaagacgctCTGGACCGTAGAGATCGTCGGGAAGTTGAGAGCCTTTTGGATCGAATCCGACGTGTTCAGGATGACATTGACACACACCCGGATGCGGCCTTCCGCAACCTTGACAACGGTGCCGAGCGAAGGTCCCTACGGCGTCAGCTGCAATCTTATGAGGACCAAGTTCCTCAAGTAGCTTCAGATGTCCGACGGGTTGAACGAGAGATTGCTGAGGCTAAACTCGAGCTCTTCCGCCTAAAGGACGCAAAGGCTCACCCCAATAGTGCGTCGAATATCGTGGGAACTGGTCCAGGAGGTGCAGTGACAGAGGCGGATCGTATCAAGGCTCGTGCTCGTGCTAGAATGCAAGCTCGTGCAGCCGAGCTCGCCGGTAGACCCACACCGTCCtcgcaagaagatgatggagcCGCGGCTCGACGAGTTGAAGCTGAAAGCGCCAAAGTTAAGGcagacagagaaaagaatgatgccATGACTCGTGATGTGGAGGACAGTGTAAAAGACTTTGCTCGAAGTCTGGAGGATACTCTGAAGGATGCGAGTGAGAATTCAACGCGCGAGCACGAAAGGCGGCGGTGGGAAGATGCTCTGGGAGTTGAGGATGTGATTCGAGACTTTATTTACGATCTGAAACGTAACAGTCGAACCGCATATGTTCGGAAGGAAGA GGCATCGCGGTCCATGCACGAGGAGCATGAGCGTTCCCGATACGATGAAGCGCCCGCTACTCGGCCatctcctcccccttccaCTGGCTCCACGGGGTCATTGCCTGGTTCTACCCACGAGGATCGTGTTGCCGCTGCAAGGGAACGTGCGCAGAAGCGCATCGCTGAACGAATGGCAGCTGCTGGCCTCAAGCCTCACAATAACACCGCGGAAACCCTCCTTCAGCGTCAGGAACGCGAGAAAAAGGAACGCGAGGACCGGTTGAAGcaagcggaagaagaagataccAGGCGCGAGCAAGAAAGGCAGCGTCGACTGGCCGAAGAACAGGGTGGTTCAATGGCGCAACCTGCTAAACCAGCGTCTAAGAAACCCCCACCGGCTCCACCTTCGAGACGGGGCCGTACTGACAGCGCGGGACAGGCGGAGGCTAAAAGGGCAGCGGAAGAATCAGCCATAGTAGAGCAGGCCGCCCGAGAGCAAACCAtccgcgaagaagaagaagcacagCAGGAAAGAAAACGTCTTGA GGATGATGCCAGGAAACGGGAAGAGGAGTTccagagagagaaggaggcacAAGAAGCCCGCCTCCGAGCACTCCAAGAACAGGTGCAGCAAGGCAAGATAAAAAAGCAGGAAGCGAAGCggcggaaagaagaagcagaccGATTAGCAAAAGAGCAGGAAGCTAAGCTTACTGTTCAACGTGCTGAACTCGAAATGGCTAAAGAACGGGAACGCCAACTTCAATTGGAGTTGGAAGCCCTAGATGAAGAAAGCTCCTCGGACGAAGAAGGCCCGGAGAATATCACTCCTCAGCATAGCACCCCTGGTCAGAGTCAGATTCTTCCCGAAGTCGACATTGCAGCGCCTGTTGCTCCCTCAGCTCTAGTCcctcctgttcctggacCAGAGCCGGATAGACCGACTAGTGCTACGAGCTCTCCAACCAGCGATCGCACCGGATTAGCCCACCTCCCTCTAGAAACTGAATCTAAGAACCCTTATTTCAAGAAGATCAGTCTGCCTGCCGAGAGCCAAGTTGCCACACCACAACCCATTTCTAAGGCACCTGTAACTTCCCCCAAAGCTGACGTTCAGTCAACTAACCCTTTCCATCGGCTTGcacagcagcaagagaaCGCGAAGCCTGCATTTACAGCAGCGGGACCGATAGAACGTGTGTCCCGCGCCCGGCCTGAGGTGGATGACGACTGGTCCGCGGCAGGGTCAGACTTCGACTcatctgatgatgatgagcgGCCTGGCGGTGGAAGTGCGAAGCAGCTCGCAAGCATACTATTCGGTACTATGGCTCCACCACGACCTTTGAGTGCGATGGACGACAAATCTCCTTCGAAACCATCTACTCCTGCACCAGACACTCCAGTAGCCGCTTCAACGGCACCCGAGGCAGATGGAACCTTGTCTATTCCCTCTGCTTCTATCCCacctccacccccaccagTGGTAGCACAGGTTCCCTCAATAGCGCTCAGTTCTGGTCCTCCAGATGCTCCTCCcccaccgccgccaccgcctGTGCCTCATATGGCCCCCTcggctcctcctccagggattcctccaccacccgCTCCTCCGGCTGCACCGGCAGGAGCACCTAATCGAAGCGCTCTACTAGCCTCGATTCAAGCGGGTAAAGGTCTCAGGAAAGTTCAGACGAATGACCGGAGTCTTAGCTCTGTTGCAGGTAGAGTGCTCGATTAG
- a CDS encoding DNA-directed RNA polymerase II core subunit RPB11 (RNA polymerase, subunit L) has product MNAPDRYESFVLANGENKVEMEIDTRIPSSAIFTFNKEDHTLGNLIRSRLLQSSHVLFAAYKVPHPLVPKFELRVQTDGEITPKEAVIAACHELVRDLGILSREFTKEYELRKMVGATQQQQDGVQDGA; this is encoded by the exons ATGAATGCCCCTGACCG TTATGAATCATTCGTCCTTGCGAATGGCGAGAACAAAGTTGAGATGGAAATTGATACAC GTATTCCCTCCTCTGCCATCTTCACTTTCAATAAGGAAGACCATACTCTCGGAAACCTAATTCGCTCCCGCCTTCTCCAGAGCTCCCATGTGCTCTTTGCTGCGTACAAG GTTCCACATCCACTTGTGCCAAAGTTCGAACTCCGTGTACAGACCGATGGTGAGATCACCCCTAAGGAAGCCGTCATTGCTGCATGCCACGAACTCGTTCGAGACCTGGGCATCTTATCACGTGAATTCACCAAGGAGTATGAACTCCGCAAGATGGTGGGAGCCActcagcagcaacaggaCGGTGTACAGGATGGAGCCTAG
- a CDS encoding sodium/calcium exchanger protein (K+-dependent Na+:Ca2+ antiporter), with protein MKSNSGSLAIGELLGAASFITSVVAGSMALVRPFKVARRSFVRDVGYFIVAVSFSMLLLADGRLHAWESAAMVALYCFYVVLVVTWHWYFVRCRRVYERDIAARSHFHIPENQELEIEEADDDDPGIVSESTSLLHGVSVEDFDVLERGGEASWKDGDDDETRNRYLAEIRDNMHLYRPSVHRRNTLNPIRPSLVGALEFQSVVSSLQRSRSTHQNVPISLPRYTDGYDGSHAAHPERDNISVASHPWISKPSATGHLSPNSGTGSTRTRAVSADDVTGLKLDTSMFASGAERPRVAITRPSVDDPTAFVQTQTHQTNKSGESGFSSLSSRQAWRSPSPEGSARPRTPQLLAPPVESPSCPFPPFLDTSNPAHSRAPSIRLPPVSSPTEELQVHDSIYENGRPRASSQMQWLFSFTSVLLPSVIRTLFPTLAGWKTKSFWERMLGVIAAPSVLLLTITVPVVEPAQQETSADPVTVVVTSADGGDSGVPAVRLPEDSPLVLAVDHRSTAEQASTGRTGNSQSGQGRQRWDSELPAVQSRPDPSEATPKECCQWLVWLQIFTGPFFVALIAWTAIDSDLDIRNFLLPSLLSLLLSLVCITGLITSSRHSNPWQFSTAWRPLLAFLGFIVAICWIATIATEVVSLLKTLGVILNISDSLLGLTVFAVGNSLGDLVADITVARLGYPVMALSACFGGPMLNILLGIGLGGLYMTLHAKAETVVTDGVPYEITISKVLIISGATLLSTLVGLLIVVPLNKWRMDRKVGWGLVILWCISTLTNVIAEVLT; from the exons ATGAAATCTAACAGCGGTAGCTTGGCCATTGGGGAGCTGCTTGGAGCCGCGAGCTTTATCACGTCGGTCGTTGCAGGATCGATGGCGTTGGTCCGCCCGTTCAAAGTTGCTCGAAGAAGCTTTGTTCGTGATGTCGGGTATTTCATCGTGGCTGTGAGCTTCAGTATGTTATTGTTAGCAGATGGCCGCCTCCATGCGTGGGAATCCGCCGCGATGGTCGCCTTATATTGCTTCTATGTCGTCTTGGTCGTAACCTGGCACTGGTACTTTGTGCGCTGCCGTCGTGTCTATGAGAGGGATATAGCTGCGCGGTCACACTTTCATATCCCTGAAAACCAAGAATTggagatcgaagaagccgacgacgatgatccTGGAATTGTCTCTGAATCCACAAGTCTTCTTCACGGTGTTTCAGTAGAAGATTTTGACGTCTTAGAGAGAGGTGGAGAGGCCTCTTGGAAAGATGGGGATGACGACGAAACCCGCAACAGGTACTTAGCAGAGATACGGGATAATATGCACTTGTATCGTCCCTCTGTACACAGACGTAATACTTTGAACCCGATCAGGCCCAGTCTGGTTGGTGCGCTGGAGTTTCAGTCCgttgtttcttctcttcagcgGTCGCGGAGTACTCATCAGAATGTTCCGATTTCCCTTCCGCGGTACACAGATGGTTACGATGGGTCTCATGCGGCACATCCGGAGCGTGATAATATCTCTGTTGCTTCCCACCCATGGATCAGTAAGCCTTCTGCAACTGGCCATCTGTCGCCTAACAGCGGAACAGGCTCAACTCGAACTCGAGCTGTGTCCGCTGATGATGTTACGGGTTTAAAGTTAGACACTAGCATGTTCGCTTCCGGTGCAGAGCGACCGCGCGTTGCTATCACTCGGCCCTCGGTCGATGATCCAACTGCATTTGTTCAGACACAGACTCATCAAACGAATAAGAGTGGCGAGTCAGGATTCTCGTCGTTGTCGTCCAGGCAAGCATGGCGAAGTCCCAGCCCAGAAGGAAGTGCGCGTCCGCGGACTCCACAATTACTTGCACCCCCTG TGGAGAGTCCTTCTTGTCCATTCCCTCCCTTCCTTGATACATCTAATCCGGCCCACTCCAGGGCACCTAGTATACGCCTACCACCTGTTTCTAGCCCTACCGAGGAGCTGCAGGTGCATGACAGCATCTATGAAAATGGGCGCCCTCGAGCTTCGAGCCAGATGCagtggttgttttctttcacatCCGTTCTATTACCGTCTGTCATTCGAACACTCTTCCCTACTCTGGCCGggtggaagacgaagagttTCTGGGAAAGGATGCTAGGAGTGATTGCGGCTCCTAGCGTGCTGTTGTTGACGATAACTGTCCCTGTTGTTGAGCCTGCACAGCAAGAAACCAGCGCAGATCCTGTAACGGTCGTAGTGACTtcagcagatggaggagactcTGGAGTACCTGCAGTGAGGCTGCCGGAGGATAGCCCGCTTGTTCTAGCTGTTGATCACAGATCCACTGCCGAACAAGCTAGTACAGGCCGTACCGGCAATAGCCAATCAGGGCAGGGGCGACAACGTTGGGACTCAGAGTTGCCCGCCGTTCAATCACGGCCAGATCCTTCGGAGGCAACGCCGAAGGAATGCTGTCAGTGGCTAGTTTGGTTACAAATATTCACCGGCCCCTTTTTTGTTGCTTTGATTGCCTGGACAGCCATTGATTCTGACCTAGACATCCGCAATTTCTTACTACCGTCCCTCTTATCTCTGCTCTTGTCGCTGGTATGCATCACTGGTCTTATCACAAGCTCACGGCATAGTAATCCTTGGCAATTTTCAACTGCATGGCGTCCTTTACTGGCTTTCTTGGGCTTCATCGTTGCTATATGCTGGATTGCGACCATAGCTACCGAGGTCGTCAGTCTCCTCAAGACCCTAGGGGTTATCTTGAACATCAGTGATTCACTCCTTGGACTGACCGTTTTTGCCGTTGGAAACTCGTTAGGCGATCTTGTTGCTGATATCACCGTTGCCCGCCTAGGATACCCAGTTATGGCGTTGAGTGCATGCTTTGGCGGACCTATGTTGAATATTCTTCTAGGGATTGGCCTAGGTGGTCTGTACATGACTCTTCATGCAAAAGCAGAAACGGTAGTCACGGATGGAGTTCCGTATGAGATCACCATATCCAAGGTACTCATCATCAGCGGCGCCACACTGCTATCTACACTAGTAGGGCTACTGATAGTAGTCCCGTTGAACAAATGGAGAATGGACCGAAAAGTCGGCTGGGGTCTAGTGATTCTATGGTGCATCAGTACTTTGACAAATGTCATTGCAGAAGTTTTAACTTAA